One window of the Helicoverpa zea isolate HzStark_Cry1AcR chromosome 7, ilHelZeax1.1, whole genome shotgun sequence genome contains the following:
- the LOC124631690 gene encoding NKAP family protein CG6066 gives MGGDRDRSRIRKSRSPVRSRTGGDERCSRNPSIERSKHREVREVSKERVGHDRSRERSRERGRRERTRERSKERARRERADSSERGARRSRDRTHHEHKEHERTLLREGDRNRGRTSYKEYNGGGLGGGLGGGGPPARGRYKPQEEEFFDARREERERIGLVGVSSVWGKSPLRADSEEEQSQPETSSKEKKKSKKSSKDKDTKQKLKKLKKKLKKVKKARKKAKKKKAKGSSSDSSDSSQEEVWVEKGKEHEIERSRESQSSKRGDEEMASEAFGPTPRVGPALGHKDFGRALLPGEGAAMAAYVAEGKRIPRRGEIGLTSDEIASYESVGYVMSGSRHRRMEAVRIRKENQIYSADEKRALAAFSKEERAKRENAILAQFRDVLSARGQRRDV, from the exons ATGGGTGGTGATCGTGATCGAAGCCGTATTAGAAAGAGCCGTAGTCCTGTTAGGTCACGTACTGGTGGTGACGAACGATGCAGTCGTAATCCCAGTATTGAGCGAAGCAAACATAGGGAAGTTCGAGAAGTTAGTAAGGAGAGAGTTGGACACGACCGCAGCAGAGAGCGAAGCAGGGAGAGAGGGCGACGCGAGCGCACCAGAGAGCGAAGTAAGGAGAGAGCACGCCGTGAGCGCGCCGACAGCAGCGAGCGCGGCGCCCGCCGCAGCCGAGACCGCACTCACCATGAACACAAGGAACATGAACGCACACTGCTCAGGGAAGGAGATCGCAACAGAGGACGCACCTCCTATAAGGAATATAATGGAGGAGGTCTAGGTGGTG GTTTGGGGGGTGGAGGTCCACCAGCAAGAGGTCGCTATAAACCACAAGAGGAAGAATTCTTTGATGCAAGACGTGAAGAAAGAGAGAGGATAGGGCTAGTTGGAGTGTCATCTGTGTGGGGCAAATCACCTCTCAGAGCTGA CTCTGAAGAGGAACAGTCACAACCAGAAACAAGtagtaaagaaaagaaaaagagtaaAAAGTCATCAAAGGATAAAGACACTAAACAGAAGCTAAAGAAGTTGaagaaaaaactgaaaaaagtaAAGAAAGCACGGAAAAAGGCAAAGAAGAAGAAAGCCAAGGGTAGCAGTAGTGACTCCAGTGATAGCAGTCAGGAAGAAGTATGGGTCGAGAAAGGAA AGGAACATGAAATAGAAAGAAGTAGGGAATCGCAGTCTTCGAAAAGAGGTGATGAGGAAATGGCTTCAGAAGCGTTTGGTCCAACTCCGCGAGTGGGGCCGGCTCTGGGGCACAAGGACTTCGGGCGAGCCTTGCTGCCGGGAGAGGGCGCTGCCATGGCCGCCTACGTCGCAGAGGGCAAGCGGATACCACGCAGAGGAGAAATTGGACTTACTTCTGACGAAATCGCATCTTACGAATCTGTAGGATACGTGATGAGTGGCAGCAG ACATCGTCGCATGGAGGCGGTGCGTATCCGCAAGGAGAACCAGATCTACTCGGCCGACGAGAAGCGAGCGCTCGCCGCCTTCAGCAAGGAGGAACGCGCCAAGCGGGAGAACGCCATCCTCGCGCAGTTCCGCGACGTGCTGTCCGCCCGCGGCCAGCGCCGCGACGTGTAG